The following proteins come from a genomic window of Nymphalis io chromosome 6, ilAglIoxx1.1, whole genome shotgun sequence:
- the LOC126769103 gene encoding ribonuclease P protein subunit p30: MLKTNSYSGFCDLFIDKKYDINQLNYIEKLGFNTIAINTHVEEGSDEPKKKKKKNDPKEKRDPIPAPVEIPEGVKNTTKLNILQRVTIEFSDSSISHKFSQSENLRKYDIIAVLPKTLQAFHYACGTLDVDIITFEPQTRLPFKVSRKLYRLAVERGMFFELIYSPAIRDSSSRKNIISTAHNYHAIGKSKNIIVTSGAENCTQIRGVHDVVNLGFVLGLNSNQSLEAIRNNPHKLILKAQGRRCGKHYMEVTSADTQSDNKIPEL, encoded by the coding sequence ATGCTAAAAACAAACAGCTACTCGGGTTTCTGCGAcctttttatagataaaaaatacgacattaatcaattaaattatatagaaaaactgGGATTCAATACGATTGCTATCAATACACATGTCGAAGAAGGAAGCGATGAaccgaaaaagaaaaaaaagaaaaatgatcCTAAAGAAAAGAGAGACCCTATCCCAGCACCTGTAGAAATACCAGAAGGTGTGAAAAATACAACTAAACTTAACATTTTGCAAAGAGTAACTATTGAGTTCTCAGATTCTAGTATATCTCACAAGTTTAGTCAGTCAGAGAATTTAAGGAAATACGACATTATAGCCGTTTTGCCAAAAACCCTCCAAGCTTTTCACTATGCTTGTGGTACACTTGATGTAgatataataacatttgaaCCACAAACAAGGTTACCTTTTAAAGTAAGTCGTAAATTATATCGACTAGCTGTTGAACGTGGAATGTTCTTTGAACTTATATATTCACCAGCAATAAGAGATTCATCATCgaggaaaaatattatttccactGCACATAATTATCATGCTATTGGTAAATCAAAAAACATCATTGTTACCAGTGGAGCTGAAAATTGCACTCAAATAAGAGGTGTTCATGATGTTGTTAACCTTGGATTCGTCTTGGGCTTGAATAGTAATCAAAGTTTAGAAGCTATTAGAAACAATCCACACAAACTTATTTTGAAAGCTCAAGGCAGAAGGTGCGGGAAACATTATATGGAGGTTACCTCAGCAGATACACAAAGTGACAATAAAATACctgaattataa